GCTAAGGCTGCGGGGGCGTTGAATCTGAACGGAGTCCGTTGTCTCGTTGTGGATGACTACCCGACGAACCGTTTGATCCTGCGGGAAACCCTCTTTGCCTGGGGCGCGGAGGTGGTCGAAGCTGACAGCGGCGAACAGGCTATGGAGGCGTTCGAGGCCGCATTGAACGCGGACACACGTTTCGATCTGCTGCTCCTGGACTGTCGGATGCCCGGCATGGACGGATTCGAAGTCATCGAGCGTATCCATGCGGATGCTCGGCTGCAGGACCTGACTATCATCATGCTGGCCTCAGACCGCTGGGCCGATGATATCGCGAAGACGTACGACCTCGGCCTGGGCGGATACCTCGTCAAGCCCATCCGACGGTCCGACCTTCAACAAACCATCAGCATTGCCTTGGGACGAAGCAAGCGCGGTTTGCCTGCCGCCCCATCGAGCGCACCTCCTCCAGTCGCATCACAAGGGCGATCCTTGCGGATCCTGCTGGTTGAGGATTCACCCGACAATCAGGTGCTGATTCAGTCGTATCTGAAGAACACGACGCACCGGATCGATCTGGCCGATAATGGCCAGATCGGTGTCGCCAAGTTCCAGAACGGACACTATGACCTGATCCTCATGGATATGCAGATGCCGGTCATGGACGGCCTGACGGCTACCAAGACCATTCGGCGCTTGGAGCAGGAACAGGGCCTACCCGCAGTCCAAATCGTCGCCTTGACCGCCCTGGCGCTGAAAGAGGAATCGGCCCGGATCTTCGAAGCGGGATGCAACGCCCACATGACCAAGCCGCTCAAGCGAACGACGCTGCTCGAGTTGCTCGCGGCCTACGAAAAGACACGCGCCCAGTGATGCCACCTAGCCCTGACCGCAGCCCGTCCACCATCCTTGTCAAGGTGAGTCAGGACCTCGAGGCCATCGTCCCCGGATTCCTCGCCAACCGCCGGCGGGATCTCGCGACGATCGAAGCCTGTCTGAAGCAGGGCGACCTGAACACCATCCGCATGCTGGGCCATCGGATGAAAGGCGACGGCGGGGGATACGGCTTCGATCAGATCAGCACGATCGGCGACCGGCTTGAACAGGCGGCCATCGCACAGGATCCTGTGTCGATCGCCGCGGAAGTGGCCCACCTGACCGACTTCCTTGCGAAGGTCACCGTCATTTACACCCCCTAGGGCCACCGGCCTCCTGCATTCACCCTACACTTCGACCGTCTCCCTGGTCGGAATCGGCAATCGCAACGTAAATTCCGACCCCATTCCCACCTTCGTCTCGACCGCAACCGTTCCTCCGTGCGCCTCCACAATGCCCTTCACGATGGCCAGTCCGAGTCCGGTGCCGCCGGAATCCCGCGCCCGCGCCTTGTCGGTGCGGTAGAAGTGCTCAAACAGATGGGGCAGATGCTCCGGTTCGATGCCATGCCCCGTATCCCTCACAGCTATCTCGACACGTCCCTCCACATGCCGCAGTCGCACGATGACCTTGCCGCCCGGCGGCGTATACCGAAGGCTGTTATCGAGTAAATTGATCAAGGCCTGTTTCAGCCATTGCGCATCACCCGAGATCGGCGGGACCGCCGCCGCGTCACAGGTGAGGGTAACCCGTCGATCCTCGGCCAGCAGCGCAAGTTCCGCGAGGAGGTCTTCTACCAGCGGCTGCAGCAATAAGGGCTCCAGGCGCACGGGCGGACGATCCCCCGTGACCTTGGTCAACGTGAGTAACGACCGGGCCAGCGTGATCAGCTTTTCCACCTGCTCCAAGTTGCCGATGAGGGCATCGCGGTACTCGGCTGTCGTTCTCGCCTTCTGCAGCGTCACCTCCAGGTTTCCCTGGAGGACGGTGAGGGGCGTCTGCATTTCATGGGCGGCGTAGTCCACGAATCGCCGCTGGCTCCGGCAGCTCTTCTGAAACCGGTCCATCATGGCATTGAACGCGTGAGTCAAGCGATGGAACTCGCGAAACGGAGAATCCAGCACGAGCCGTTCCCCCAGATCAGCCTCCGACATGGTTTCGGCCCGACGGCTGAGCTGCTCGATGGGCGTCAACACCATCCTGGCGATCCAGACGCTGCCGGCCCAGGCGATCAGCATGATGGCGCCTGAGCCGATCATCAGTAGAATCGCGAGTCCGCGTAGAGTCTCCTGGGCGTAGTGGAGGGATTCTTCCGCCTGCAGCACGTACCGGATCTCGCCCCCTTTTGAGACGGGAATGGACACGCGCCGAATGGGCGAGCCATCCTGCAAGTGCACCAGATCGAAGACGGTCTCGCCGCGCGCCACCTGGTCGAGCAACGTCGGGATTACCGGGGGACGAGGCACGACGTCGGACCCCTTCCACACCAACTGTCCCTCCACCGAGAGAACTCTCACCGTATGCGAGGCCTCCCGCAGTTCATGCTGTTCTTCCTGGCTCCGTCCGTTCTGGCCCAAGGCGACGAGTTCACCCCCGGCATTGCGGATCAGCTCGGGACGCTGCTCGATGATTCGGCCAAGCGTCTCGGCCAACTCCAATAGCCGCCGATCGACATAACGATTCATCAACGTCTCGCCGCCGATATAGATGAGCAGGGAAAACGCGAGCAGCAGTCCCCCGACCAGCATTAAAGCCGTTTTTCGAATCAGTCGTCCCAGCGAGTTCACGATTGGGGCTCCTGTTCTTCCAACATGTAGCCGGCACCGCGGACCGTGGTGATCAGGGGCGGCGAAAAATCTCTGTCGATTTTGGCCCGCAGCGCCCGGATATGCGCATCCACGATATTCGTCATCGGGTCATAACTGATGTCCCACACATGTTCGATGATGGCGGTCCTCGTCAGCACTCGATTCTTGTTCCTGAGCAAAAAATCCAACAGGGCATATTCCTTGTTGGTGAGGGCGATTTCGGTCCCTCTCCTCCACACCCGATGGGTGGCGGGATCGAGTTCCAAATCCGCCGCCTTGAGCCGCGCCTGCAGCTGCGGCCCTCCCCGACGCAACAACGCCCGTGCCCGCGCCAGCAGCTCCGCAAACGCGAAGGGCTTCGTCAGGTAATCGTCGGCTCCCAAGTCCAGCCCCGAAACTTTGTCCTGGGTCGTATCGCGCGCAGTGAGAAGAAAGACCGGCGCCGTGACACCGGCATCACGCAGACGGCGGCAGAGCGTCAGTCCGTCGATCTGCGGCAGCATGATGTCGAGGATGAACAGGTCGTAGGGATTCACCGTGCCGAAGTGGAGTCCCTGCTCGCCGTCGACGGCCACATCCACCGCATACCGCTCCTCCCTGAGCCCCTTTCTCAAAAATTGGGCCAGATCGGCATCATCTTCTACCAAGAGAATACGCATACGGGTCCCCCCTAAGACAGCACGCGCACTGCAGGAGGGCCCCCAAGGACCGGTCGCAACGCGCGCGTCAGACTTATCTTAGTACAAGATGATGGCCGGATTCGATGAGCAGAGGTGAGAATACTTCGCCTCGGGCACGTTCAGCGCCTAGACGCCATGACAGAGTGCAAGGGCACGGTCTTGACGCTCAGCAGGGCGACGGAGCGTCCTCCATTCATAGACGGATTCATAGGCCTGTGCGATGCGCGCAGACAGATCATCATTGTTCACCTCTCCTGGTGAAGACACCGGCGGAATGACTGCCTGCCAGTTCAGATCGGGAGCCTGTTGCACTTGCGCGGTCGAGGTGGCGATGAGCACCAACTCACGGAACTCCCGATGGAGGCGCAACACCTCCGGGGCATCAATCGGGCCGTAGATCGTGGCCACGATGGGGATGGCACTCCTGCGCATCAACGGAAAGGCGGCCGAACCGGCATGGACATGGATCATGTCGAAGGCGGGCGTCATAGCAAAGGCCTTCTCCAGCGCCAACATGGCCAAGGCATCGGCCAGGTGCCGCTTTGGCATCGGATAAGCTCGCATGGCCAACGGCGCGACAGGAATCAATCTCCCGGCCGTGTGACTATCCCCGCTGGCAAACACCGTGACGTCATGGCCCAGACGGAGCAACTCCTCGGTCAACGACGCGATCATTCGTCCCTCCGGACCTTCGCTGTGCCCTGTGACGGCTTCATGAAACGGACCGATCTGCGCAATGTTCATGTGTTTTCTCCACCTGTATCGTGATGACAGTTCCGACCTTCTCAGAATGCCCATCCGACCGCAGCCCCAATCGTTCCATCGGACGAGCTTCGGAGCAGGAGAAAGGATAGTGCGAGAAAGATGAAGATTCGTCGAAGAAGGGATGAAGCTTCGGTGAGAAGGCAGTCTGTGGATCGGGTCAGCACGACAAGCTGGCTCAGTGTAGACAGGGGGGACGCCAGTATTATTGGGAAGTCGACAGGGCAGAGACGCTACAGCCAAGAAGCGCATGGATGGCGCGATATCCGCACCGACACCCTCCCAGGGCACAGACTGGGACCGTCCTTGACGGCAAGTCGTGTATCAGCGACTGTTGAGACCGCGTTCAGGGATGGACGGATCACCGTAAGTGTCATCCGCCTCGTCCGTGCGGT
The sequence above is drawn from the Nitrospira defluvii genome and encodes:
- a CDS encoding Hpt domain-containing protein, with protein sequence MSQDLEAIVPGFLANRRRDLATIEACLKQGDLNTIRMLGHRMKGDGGGYGFDQISTIGDRLEQAAIAQDPVSIAAEVAHLTDFLAKVTVIYTP
- a CDS encoding response regulator transcription factor, which codes for MRILLVEDDADLAQFLRKGLREERYAVDVAVDGEQGLHFGTVNPYDLFILDIMLPQIDGLTLCRRLRDAGVTAPVFLLTARDTTQDKVSGLDLGADDYLTKPFAFAELLARARALLRRGGPQLQARLKAADLELDPATHRVWRRGTEIALTNKEYALLDFLLRNKNRVLTRTAIIEHVWDISYDPMTNIVDAHIRALRAKIDRDFSPPLITTVRGAGYMLEEQEPQS
- a CDS encoding glycosyltransferase; its protein translation is MNIAQIGPFHEAVTGHSEGPEGRMIASLTEELLRLGHDVTVFASGDSHTAGRLIPVAPLAMRAYPMPKRHLADALAMLALEKAFAMTPAFDMIHVHAGSAAFPLMRRSAIPIVATIYGPIDAPEVLRLHREFRELVLIATSTAQVQQAPDLNWQAVIPPVSSPGEVNNDDLSARIAQAYESVYEWRTLRRPAERQDRALALCHGV
- a CDS encoding sensor histidine kinase produces the protein MNSLGRLIRKTALMLVGGLLLAFSLLIYIGGETLMNRYVDRRLLELAETLGRIIEQRPELIRNAGGELVALGQNGRSQEEQHELREASHTVRVLSVEGQLVWKGSDVVPRPPVIPTLLDQVARGETVFDLVHLQDGSPIRRVSIPVSKGGEIRYVLQAEESLHYAQETLRGLAILLMIGSGAIMLIAWAGSVWIARMVLTPIEQLSRRAETMSEADLGERLVLDSPFREFHRLTHAFNAMMDRFQKSCRSQRRFVDYAAHEMQTPLTVLQGNLEVTLQKARTTAEYRDALIGNLEQVEKLITLARSLLTLTKVTGDRPPVRLEPLLLQPLVEDLLAELALLAEDRRVTLTCDAAAVPPISGDAQWLKQALINLLDNSLRYTPPGGKVIVRLRHVEGRVEIAVRDTGHGIEPEHLPHLFEHFYRTDKARARDSGGTGLGLAIVKGIVEAHGGTVAVETKVGMGSEFTLRLPIPTRETVEV